The sequence below is a genomic window from Nicotiana tomentosiformis chromosome 6, ASM39032v3, whole genome shotgun sequence.
TGGATAATTTTCCTACAGAACAGCTTAACCAAGAATGGAAAATTATAGTACCAATCGTGTGGAACTGGAATCTCAAAAACACAGGACGTATCCAGTTTTCAGTTCCATGTTTTTATGTGAGAGAACAAACATGAGAttaaaagaagaaaggaaattcAGGACTGATCCTCAAGGTATTGATTGTATGTTACAAATAACTATTTTTTTGCACGTTTACCATTAAGATTGGGAGCTTAGTCTAATTTCAAATGTTTTCTTGGAAGAAAATAATCTGTTTTTGCAATGATAATGTAGAAGAAACCACTCTCAAGAGTTCCCAAACAATTTTTTTAAGGATGGAGTATGTGCAAACTAAAAGATCAATAAAAGAGATGATATTGTTATTTGATTCTCTATATAATTCTAGTAGTTTCATTTTTGAATAAATTAGTTAGACCATACTACTGTAGTTTGTTTTGTGATTTCCATAGTAATGCAATAACGAACATGGTGCTTCATTATGAATTTCGGGAACATTACTCAACTTTTTTTAGGAGTATTACCATGTTACCTATTACCTAACACGGTGTTTAATCCCCTGCATCTCCAAAATTCTGTTGTCTCTCTTTTTTAAGCAAATAATAAGTTTCAAAAGACTGCAACATTTAAATGACCCCAATTGGCATTATAAATGGTTTCTTCAACCAGAGTTTTAGAACCTTATGATAAAAAGATAAAACAAAAGATGAAGGAATTTTCCCCGTAGATACTAAAACACGCAATCACACTATGGGGTCAAGGTCAACGAAGTCTGCTCTACCAGAGAGTCATTCCAATTTCCAGTACAAAGGCAAACAACCATAGCCCACGAATTTAACTCCAACCAGTTATACTAGAGCAAGTAGGTATAATTTAACCAAAGTATTCAAACACATTGGTGGTCAATATAACAATAGGATTTCAGCACTGCAAACATGTTTACCACACACTAGAGCGTAAGCATTAGGACTCAAGAGGCACTGAGGTCTCACCAGACAATGAACTGAATGTCACTGGGATCTTCTCTTGTTGCAATACATGAGCAGTGTTGGTTTTGTCAAATGGCAATGCTGTTCAAGAGGCACTAGCCATGGATTCTATAAGGAGCTGGTAACCTTCTGGGACAGCTGTCTGTGTATGCACACATTCTGCCAACGCAGGAACATCTGCATTAATGTCCAAAAATTTGGCCAGCAGCAGTAGTAAATGGAAATCTGAGATTCGCTTCACAAAAGAAAGATTCTTTGTTCGATTGAAATGATCTTTTAATGCTCTCATGCTCACTGGAATATTCCTGTTTTCAATAGGAAATGATGATGATAGAGGACCCTGCGCAGTCATAAGAATTCACATGAGACGAGAGCAGATAAGAGTAGATGTTCAAAGTAAATACTATCACTAGTACGATAGCAAAGGAGAACAGAAGACAAAGGGAGAAGGGGGTCGAAGGAAACTCTATGCATCCGTCCAACAATTGCAATGGCAGCACATATGtgcaaaataaatattaaaaaggaaatgaaaagaaaattgacAAAATAACAGGTATCTGAGTGGAACTGTCAAAGACATCACTTTTTGCATCTCTTTCATCTCTGGAGACTCAATTTTCATTGCTCAAACCACTGTGGTAGAATTATAGCCAATTGTAGCTTCAGTCTCACTCTAATATATATCAAAACTTAGAACTACCATGAAGTCCTGCACTTTGAAATCTGGTAAAGCTGCCAATAGTAATTGGGAATGATGTAGGCTTATAGATTAATCGTCAAAATCAGATGTCACATACTAGAGTTTTCTCTCTTTTGGCTTCAAGACAGAAATCATAACACCACCTAGCACCACGTCTTCTTCCTACCTAATCAGAAAGTAACTTGATTTGATGCTTAATCTAAGAGCAGAGACAACTACCACATGATTCTAAACACATTTTACAAAATTAGGAGCATAGTGTTGCCTTCACTAGCTATTACATCTTATCATAAATCACCAACTATATCAGATGATAAAGCAAAGTGATTATTTTCCTCACTATAGCCTAACAGCATCTGAGGATCATCCAGCAAAAGACACTCAAATTCCGCCAAAACCAAATGACTGATGCAGCACTTAACAAGAGGTAATCTGAGCAAACAGAGGAAGGGATTTTGGAATATTTTGAATTACAGTTTGGAAAACATTTATGATTTGCAAGTTTCATGTTGAAAGCATACTAGTACACTTAAAACTGAGTTTACTATAAGCATATTGTATTCTCTGTCCAAAACCTTATTGGGAAGCCCCTTGCCAAGGTGTCCTAGGCAGGCACTGGAAAAACCAGATTTCCCGCGCACTTCGCTAAACCAAAAACTTTAGGTCCGAAAGATATATCAAATTCAAAAGATTGGGAACATTGGATTTGATAACAATACCTTCATGAATGAAATCTTAATGCATCATTAATATGTTCTTGTTTTTCCGGAAAAACAAGAACATATTGTGATCAAATAAAGTAATTTTCCTAAGCACCTCACACTTGAAAATATATTCAACCTGTCAGGACCAAAATCGGTACCAACAACAGCTTGCACTGCTATACTCCAGCGCCCGTGTTTTGGGTAACATCAATTCCCCAACCATCTTATTTATCACGTGATTCACATCAAGTGAGAGGGGATACAACTAGTGAAGGAAAACTAAATgaagaaaaaaagttaaaaaactCCCTAATGGAAAGATTCAAAGATATTGTTCCGTGCATTCTAATATTAATTAAAATTCAATTAATCCTGCCAAAAGCTGACATGGAGGGAGAAAAAATTGCAGGAATTGTTAGCGTGGTTTTCTTTCCTTCCATTCATTTTTTGGGTAGGGTAAGGGACACATAAGAACATATTGGCATTTGTTTTTTTTGTCCTTCCATTTTTGGTGGAAAGAGAATTAACCAAACCTATGAGTTGAATGTAACAATAATACTTTTGCAAAAGAGGAGATGGGCTGATGCTCAAGCCTGGTAATTTTCTACTGGAGTCAAAGCTGTAGCCTAAAAATTTATAGGGCAACACGCTCGAGCCTAAAAAGTCCAATGACCTCAGGCTGGGTAAAGCCCTAATTTCAAACTTGAACCAATCCCTAGAAATGTTCTTTTGACATTAAAAAAATTATCATAGATAAATGAGTTCATGTTTGCGAATATCATGCTTCATGTTACGCCCAAAAAgtggaaaaaaggaaaaagaaaacaaagcAGAGTTCTCCTACCAAACAAATACAGCTAACAGAAAGATGACAAGCTGAAAGAGCAAATAAGAGACTAAAATATGATGAAACATGCCGCATCACCTACTGAAAGAAACTAAATTGCCCAGAAATTCTTTAAAAGGTAGTAACTTCAGCCATTAGAGCGATACGTACTATTTTAAGATATTCTCAAGCTACACTACTAGGTAGCAGGTTCTACCATCCACACCCTCTTACAGGCTTTAAATGTAGGGCGAAGGCATATGGCATCAAATCTCTATTTAGGGGTTCGACCAATGACCTATTGGCTACAAAAACCATCTAAAGCATACAGTTGCTTGAAATAAGCACGTATTTGACACATGTTATAGGAAGGTCTTGCCATCTTCAGCAATTCCAACCAATAAAAAAGGCATCTTTTAACACCATAATTAGAAGTAATGCAATATAAGGGAAGGAAACAAACATGATTCTcataatcaaatccaaacaaCTAATCAAGACAATAAGTAAACAATTCACAGAGAATAACTCCATACATAGAAAAAATATGCAATAAAACCAACGTACCTGATGATCAGCAATCTTGACAACGACCAAGAAAAAGTCGTTATCAACTTCTCTGGTGTCCTTTACTCCAACCACCACATCTTTCTTCATCTTAGAAAGCTTTGGATCAATCATCTCATCCTTATTAACCTCTGTCTCAAACCACCCTTCTTTAAACAACCTAACACACATATCACTCATCTGAAACGCCTCAAAATGTACATCCGCAGCGCCATCCTCATTCACCTCGAGCTTCACTATAGCCGTCACCCACTCCTTCAAATCACCCTCAGCATGTAACTCAGCCGCCTGCAAAACTTCCGCAGTCGACATTGTGTAATCCTTTTTATCCTGACTAATTGTCTGTGTAAATATAAACCCTACTTTCCTCATCCCTAATCCAATAGCTAACGCATCCACTACATTCTCCTCATCAGGATCGCGTAAAAGTATCAAACTTTCCTCCGTCCCCTGCTGTGGAGGCTCGTAGATGAAATCAACCTCCACTTTCCCCTCAGGGGACACTGTGCCGTACATAAACCCGCCGCGTTTCACGGCAAACGCTAGGGTTTCGTTCACATAATGCTGAAACGCATTGGCTGCATCGCGATCGAACGAAACTAGCTCACAGTGAGGGTTTTCTTGTCTTGTAACTCGCATTTGCTTTGCAATTAGGTCATCCATGGTCATTTTTTTACCGAATGAACCGGCGGGGTTGACAGTCGGACCGGCGACGGTCCGCTCGCCCTCGTACGCGAGGTACACTATCGAACCATGGGTTAAGTTGAGAGAGGAGATTGATGTAATAGGATTTGACATATCGGTGAACCGGGTCCAATCATCAAGGGTTTTGGCGAGCAAAAGGTTCTGATTTGTAGATAGGGTTTGGGATTGAACTGGAACTCGAAGCTGGGACTCGATTTGAGCTTTGAGTTGGGAAATTGTGGCGTGTGGATTGTCAATGGTGACTCGTTCTAGCCCATCTCTGCTTCTGATTCTGATCATCATCTTTGCTGATTTAACCACTTGTAATTTGATAGTTTATGTATGCACAGCAATAATCTAAGAGATTTATGCCGATTTTAAGGGAATTGAGGTGTTTATATAGGTAAACACCATTGAAGGATAAAGGTGGAGTGCAGTGCAAGAGAAGTTTTTTTCAGAATCTTTATGGAAATTGGACCGacgaagaagaaaggaagtatGAAGTAAAATCGTGACTTATGTAAAGTATATATAAATTCTAGGAGATTTATTCTATTTTGGATTGGGCCTGGACTTTGCGGATTAGTCCAAATTAGGTATGGAGTTGGACATGTTTTGGGATGGACTTTTATGTGGGTGACCAAATGTGTAATTTCCTTCATAATTTATGATGTCAGTTTGACGATATAAAAGAAGGAAATATTTCTACATCAAAATTAGGGGGAAGTGCACGgttagccactaattagagatgtctttactctttagccaccgtttaaaatatatttactttTTAGCCAGTGCTTAATAATTTTTTACCCGCCCGGACAAAAATACTCTTGTACTAATATTAAGgatatcatgtccttaacttcatatgttcagtgtaaatgttaaggacatgacgtccttaacttcatgtgtgtagtgtaaatattaaggacataatgtccttaacttgtatttgcaccttctgttgttaaactttaggacctcatgtccttaacttcatatgtgtagtgtaaagACAtgttgtccttaacttcatgtgtgcagtgtaaatgttaaggacatattGTCCTTATTTTTATGAgtgttgtataaatattaaggacat
It includes:
- the LOC104110880 gene encoding NPL4-like protein 1, coding for MMIRIRSRDGLERVTIDNPHATISQLKAQIESQLRVPVQSQTLSTNQNLLLAKTLDDWTRFTDMSNPITSISSLNLTHGSIVYLAYEGERTVAGPTVNPAGSFGKKMTMDDLIAKQMRVTRQENPHCELVSFDRDAANAFQHYVNETLAFAVKRGGFMYGTVSPEGKVEVDFIYEPPQQGTEESLILLRDPDEENVVDALAIGLGMRKVGFIFTQTISQDKKDYTMSTAEVLQAAELHAEGDLKEWVTAIVKLEVNEDGAADVHFEAFQMSDMCVRLFKEGWFETEVNKDEMIDPKLSKMKKDVVVGVKDTREVDNDFFLVVVKIADHQGPLSSSFPIENRNIPVSMRALKDHFNRTKNLSFVKRISDFHLLLLLAKFLDINADVPALAECVHTQTAVPEGYQLLIESMASAS